CTTTATCACACGAATTAAATCCTCTAATTCTGGAGAGTGCACATCACGGGGTTAGTCTGATCAGACCTGAACACTTCTCAAGGAACGCTGAAAATAGCCGAGCACACAGTGTTCTGCCTTGAAATACTAACTATGGGAGACACTACCAGAATTTGTGcaagaataaacaaaaagacTACAGCATCGGAACGCCAGAGGAATTTTCACAGAGGCAGTTAACACTTCCCTAGTTTCTTTAATGGAGAGATGGCCTCAGATTGCACATATTTTTAGGTATGTCACCAGGTTAATTCTTGCTCAAACACACAGAACTAATCCAATAGTTTCAaggcaaagaacattttttcttcagtgtatttgCTAGAACTACACCTCAGGGCATCtaaacaaagatattttcattGCCAGGCACCATATTCATTCAGTTTCTTGCAGCTAATGGACCTATTAACGGACTGCAAGTCTATTCCACCCTCTGCTTGCTAGGTCCCCAGGAACCTATTGAACACAGACCTTCCTCAGCCTATTTCTAAAGCAAAACTACCAGACGCAAAATACTCACTTGGCCCCAAGGTTGCCCTTGATGATGGGGGCAGTCACCACACTCTTGCCTTTCACTGGCTGGCTGATCACTGACAGAGGCACTGTTATTCGTGCTGGTAGCTTACCCTAGAGAAGTTGAAGAACACATGAGGAGCCGCGGGGAGTTCAGCAGAGAAACTGCTTGACAACATGCAATTACCACTCAGCTTGCTTTTTAGGAGTCCTGGGAGTAGAAACCAACAGCAGCTTTGCTGATGAAATCTGTGCTCCGTTTCAGGCTCATTAAAATTCACCTCCATCTCATTCACTTCACAGCTGCCTCAGCCCTGAAAACCCGCATCATCTTTGCGCCACGGTATTTCTCTGGGATGGCTCATTGCATCCGTCCATGATTTTTATCCTTAGGAAGCTCTGGTAATGTCAATTAGCTTATTCAGCTTTCACGATAACAGTTTACGGTGCCTTCCGCATTGGACATTAAAATTGTATTAAACGGGGAATTCGGTAAAAAAGTGAATACAAGTAACAAGCACTTCTAGTTCTGACACCATTCCAAGGGAAATTATTTCAGAGGTGTGGGGCAAGACGCTGAGCTGCACGAGGTAGGACTTCAGATAAGCAAAGTTTATTTCATTCACTCGCAACAGGAGGTAAGGGAAGACATATCTGACTGCTTTCTGATCATTCAGCATTTAGCTACAATTCCAACACCATGAAACCAGTTGCAGACCCACATTCTACAGTACTTAATTTGAGCCTCCGTGGACGTAAAGAGAAGTTTTCAGACATAAACCATCAGTACATTTCAGCATTCCCCTTTCTCACCCACCTCCCGAAAAAGTTTAGCATTACTTACTGCCTGGGATGTAGATACTACTGTGGTGCTGACGGGTACCTGCCGCACAGCAGTGGCTCCTGTGCCTATAGTTATGGGAGTCCCAGCAGCTCCCGAGGCCACAGCAACTGCTTTCGACACTGTGGCACTCATGGTTGGTAAAGAGACAGCTGAGGTATGGACTGTGCCGGGCACGCTCACTGCTGAGGAAGAGGGCACTTGCTTAGCATGAGTAGCTACAGTAATAGTCTGCCCAGCTTTGGGCGGCatcacccccagcccctgcacgATTCTTATAGTAGCAGCCGGCTTGGCCTCAGTGGATGCCACCGTAGTTATGGCTTTGCTCTTCTGATCTGCCACGGTCATGCCCAGAGCAGGCATCAGTCGGAAAGCGGAGCTTGTTGGCTCTGCAGTCTTTAAATCAGGAGTCACTTTAACCACTgtgcttccagctgggctggaagaagCAGAAGTGGCCGTGCTAGTCTTGGCTGGAGAATCAGCAGTCTGGACAGGATTGGACGTCACGTGCAAAGTTGCAGAGATGCCTTTCCCACTAGCGCTGCTTCCCGCAGCTGCTGTGAAGAGGTCCTGAGTCAGTTTGACAGTAGTGACTTGAGATTTGGCCAGGGTGGCCATCATGTCCGGGGTGATACGCAGCACAGTCTGTCCCTTCGCATCTGTGGTGATAGAGGACGGGGGTAGGCGCAACACATCCTTTCCTTGGATCCGAAAATTGGTCGCTGTGAGGGGGATGCCACTTCCAGGCTGGGTCTTCATGCCAAGTTGTCCTGTAATAGCCACCTGGAAGAGATCAGAGAAACGGCTGTATCAAATCAGGACACAGTCCAAGGCACAGCCAAAGTAAAGCTTCCCAACAGGATGTTTGCTCCCATCAGAACTGAAGCGGCATGACGCTAGCACTCGGTACACTACTGAAAATAGTTTTGATTGCGCATCAGGTGGCATTCccaaaacaatataaaatactAAATACTATGGAGCTGCTTTTTCAAACAAGATGAATGAAAATGAGATCAACATCTGAAGATGCTTAACGTTGGACTAACACGTCTTTTACCCGTACGTGAAAATGGGGCTCAAATACACCAAACCAGCAACTGCCTAAACCCGTACGGTCAATAACTCATACAGCATTACAGCTCACTACCGTTTTCACTATCTTTTCACATCTGCGTATCACGACCGTCACAACAAATGGGAAACGACGGGGTCGCGGAGCCCAGTTCCTTGTCTCTCCCTCGCTCTCACCTGCTTGATGATATTCTGGCCAGCTACGTTCTGGATGACGGTGGTGGAGGAGGTGCTTGTAGCAGAACTGCCTGGAGAGCTGGTTACTGGCTTTACAGCAGGACTGGGCGCTGCAGACAGCCCTGTCACAGTGATGCCTGTCTGTCCCGTCACAGAGCTTCCTGGTCTTTGCACCTGCACCGGGCTGGTTTGAGCTTTTACCGGCAGAGTCATCACAGCCTACGGAAAGACAGAGAGGCAGCCTATGAGCAGACTAACGCAATACTAACAGACTAATAATTGACTCTCTCTGTCTCGTGCCTTAGAGCTTGCAAGTTCTGTGGACTTTTTACTGTAATGCACAATTTAATCGTGCCACATAAATAGGCAACAGGGCGGAAAAAAGGAGCACTGAACAGTATTATTTACACACAACTGTTTCTACGCTCCTGCCCTGCAGTTACTGCATGTTCCAAGTGAGCAAGTAATCCCTGTGCACCATACCGAAATATTAAAAGAAGTCAGAGTAGAAGACAGAGCTACTTCACCATTTCCACGCAGCCAAACTCACCTGAGGGAGCACTTTGGTTTGCGTGGCTGTAGCTGGAACGCGGATTTGAGGCACGGACGtaggttgctgctgctgctgggttacCGCCGGGGCTTGCTGAGACACAGCTGGGAGGCTGGACTGGGCGGTGACCACCCGGACCTGCGGCAGTCCTGAGGAGGTGGTATGGCTTACCACCCGGGTGGGAGGTGGCTGCGGCCCCGGCTGTGTCTGTGAACTCTGGGCTGTGGAAAGCAACGTCCCAAGCTGTGGCATGGTAGGGGATGATACCAGCAGAACACTACGGAAAAGATAAAGCCAGTAGGTCAGCAAAGATGTAGATGATCGAGAAAGAACCAGTAACATTCACAAGCAATGTATGAGACGGAAGAGGTACCTTTGGCTGGGCTTTGCTGCCTCTGATCCAGCACTAGATACGCTCTTGCTAACCACAGACACTGGTGGGGGTGAAATAGGCGTTGCTGGTAATGCTGGTGCAGTTGGTGTCACGGGCGTCACGGGAGTTGGTGGCATGCTGGAGTCGCTAAGGCTCAGCTGACTGGGCTCCGATGTGCTGCTGGGGAGCGCTTTCACAGAACTCTCCTTGCTACtagacttctgcaaagaaaccacGTCAAGCATGAAGGTCTCTAAAAAACCTGGTTTTGATTGCTGCACTCTAGAGAGCGGGCTGAGCACTTTAAGCTGAGTTCTCTATGGTTATGAATGATGCCCTGGTGCTAAATCCTGAAATCGCTGGTGACTGACTGTAAGCCCACAAATGGGCTGGTGTGTTTGGCTGCTCCTGTTCTCAGGGAAAAGTGCATCTCGGCAGTGACAAATATTCGTAACGTTCCGATTTCCACCTTGGTTAGTTTGCCAACAGCAACTACTTTAGAGATATTTGATATCgataccaaaaaaataaaagacatccGAACCCTGACAGCTTCAGCACAGCCGGGGGGACAGCAGCAGACACGTTCCACACACTCTGCTACAGATTAACCTCAAAACTAGCTCTGAAAAGACCATCCCTAAAATAGGGAGCACAAATGAATTCCATTAATCTTTCTGCTGAGATCAACACGGATAACAGCGGAAGCTGGGAGGTGTGAAAGTCCCCTCTTTCCCTCTTCATTTTGTGCACTGATGCTAGACTAAAACCTACATTCGTAAACATAATGAACTGGTAACTCAGAGAGGTGGTAATCTTCATCAGCCGCTACGGATGCAGAATTTATGGATTAAGTTAAATCCATACCTCCTTCCCAATCCCAAAAGCATCTGTGCAAAGAAATTTACCATTTTAGCCGGAGGTTTTGGCTTCTGCTGAAGAGCTTTCTTggcctttgctgcagcagcttgAGCCTGGTGGATCCGTTCTGCAAATACAAATTAGTGGTTAGAGCTCCTGAACACAAGGAAACTGATTTAAGACAGACGCCAATTCAGAACTGTGAGTTCATCTTCAGACAAGAAATCAAACACACATTGTCATGGAATAGTGCAAAGAAAAATACCAAGTAAAATGAGCCAAAAAGGCTGAAACAAAGACACATAAGAAGTTGTGAATGTACATACATCTGCAGTTCTTGCACATGGGATGCTATTTTCCTAACAAATACTTCAAACTGACACACTGCTCTGCAAGACTGGATTTAAGTGCTGATGGGCTAACATTAGCAAACCGACTAGAGAAAAAAAGCTACACCGATAACTTAATGTTCGTTATCCAGCTGGACTGAAGAAGCTCAAGAGCAtggaaagtgaaaaacaaaatgagatttataaacattttccacTCTTAAGATACCACCAAGCCAGGCTTACCGAACTCTTCTTCACTCCTGTCCCGGTGCAGGTAGATCCACAACTTGCGTCCAATATCATATTTCACACAGGGATCCTTCTCATAATGTAATCGATCCAAAGCACCACTAACAACAGTATTAACCTGAAAGTTCAGAATTCACGGCGTTACAAGATGTCCCTGGTTGGGCCAGCCAAAAGTCACGAATAGAGAAGTAATCCTATTTGGCATAAAACCTGAGTAAGCTGCTAGCAATCCATTTGAGTAAGAACTGACTGAGAGCACATGCTGCAGCACAGGATGCCATTTGCCACCTTGGATTAAATGGAGCTTCCACCAAAGCTGAGAGCTCTGAAAATTGACAATTTCTGAATCTAAAATGTGAGCAGATACATGACACAGTGTTAATTCTGTGGCTTTTCTAGCTGTTTTTTCATCATCCAGAGTTCGGTGCAGGTTTGCAGCAGCTCACCAGAGCAGAACATAGCTATCATTTGCTAGTGAAAGCGGCATAAAAAAATTATTGGGCCTCAGCCACTGAATACTGCCCGGGTCTGCACAGTGTATTTTTACAAGAATCCGTCTGAGGCTAGACGTGACATCCAACTTACTTGAGCACTTGTGACATCGGGAGCTAGGAACTGGGAATCTTTAAGCAGCTCACAGATTTCAGCACGAGTTCCTTCTCCATTAGGAAGGCGAGCAGCAGCATCACGAACTGAGATACAAAATCAGAGCTTAAACTTCCAGCCGTAACTAGGCAGCTGTATTCAAGTACTTTGGCAGATACATTTTGGTATTGCTCTCTTATCCCCGCTCTCATAGTGCCTACTTGCTCACTAAAATCTAGCCCCCACGATCCCTCAGAGATATGAGCAGAGATTATAAAGGAGCATTTTAAAGTACATCCACTGTGCCGGCTTTGTACAAGGAGTGATGAACTTGGGGAACAGCACTGAACCCCAGAACGACTTCGCAATGCCCCAACTTCACAACAGTGTACTGAAACCACCACTCTCTGTTTCCCGGTTATCTGAGCCTTAGCTTCAGCCAGCCCCATGGACTCTGCTCCCTATTTCACATTCTCTCTCAGATCAACAGCAACACACAGATGCCTTCTTTTCTAGTTATTCCTCCTCCCAGCACTCCACCACCTCTATTCcatataatttatttcttcttcgcTTATGTCATCCCAGACTGCCCACCTTTTCCCTTTATAATGTCGATTCCTAAAGTCATTGCTTGGGCGGTCAGGGgagcccttttcttttttaagtaattttttttggccATCACCTTACCAAGGGACAAGATGGTGACATATGCTGGTCTGTCTGAGCGCAGGAGAGAATGCTCTCGGGCTTTGTTTAGTGAGGTTTCCTTGTCAAACACCCCCTTCACAGGACCCACAACTGACTCAAAGCCATGCATACGGAAAGTGAAAGCTTTGTGGGGCTGGCTGTAACGGTAACGTTCCTGTATTTGGAAACAAAGAGGACTGAATTTAGCAGGAAACACACAGTGCAAAGTCTTAAAGCTTGTGCTACGTTTATATTATAATGTAAGTTACTATCACACTCcagagaaagttttttttaaattaaaggctCAAATACTGCTGTATAAACTTATTTTGGATGAAGACAAGCATGAACTACTTCAAGCAGAATATAAAGCACCACCTAACCAAAGTGTGCAGGTGCAATACATTAGGTTCATTGTTAAGCAGCTGCACAGACTACAGAGGTGCCAGAGATACACGGTCTGCCCAGCAAACACCCCTTCCCCCAGCAACAAGAagccctttcttcctcctctaatCTGGAGAAAGAGAGATTTCCAAAATTTAACCTGGATATTCTACCACGCACACAGCACGTGTACCCAGGGAGAAGAATCGTCATCATGTGTTTACCCTGTAATACACGCTTGCATCTACTACAGATAAGATAACTAAGTGTATGGGTGCACTTATTGCCACTCGTCTTCTGCTCGTACTCATACACGCCCAAAAAATGTAGAGACAAGTCATCCTCGTATGCTGGGGGATGGCAGAGGAGATAGAAAGGTTGGCACTAccaatttcaattaattttgccCAATACTCATTGGAAATACAGGTGCTTTTGAAGTAAGCAGCCAGGCTACGTTGTCAGCAAGTTTTATGTAAGGCCAAGATACCCACTTCAAGGCAGAAGAAACACCCTAATTCTTTACATTAACAAAGTTTGTGTAGAGTCTCAAACTGCCATCCCACACAAATTCTCTTGGTTTAGTGGCCAACTGTTTCAACATGtgagtttaaaattaattcttaCCTGCTCCTGAAACACACGTTTCTCCTCTCCAGTGCTAGGTCGGACTACATAGTCAGTCCTTCTGAAACAAAGGTCACCATCAGTTCTGAGCAACCACAAGCCCGTAACAGTCCCAAAGAACATCACTTCACCCTTTCTGCAAATTCTTCTGAACAAATTCTGAAAGCAGAGATCTTAAAATACGCTCTATGCACTACCTGTAAGTAGGACTGTAAATAATCTAGTTATCAGGACTGTAAGTTAGATTACAGGCTTGCTCTGACAAGATATGTGAACTTGGAGAAAAATCAGTTGACTTTGTGAAGTCCAGTTACCTGCATTTATAAAATCAGACTATCAAGTTCCCTCCTGCCCCATGAtgtaaaatctttttattttaagcaacCAGCCATTCAGATCCAGAGGCACAAGGACCAAACTTCATAGCTTTAGTATGGACTGCAAAAGCTTTCAAGCAGTACTATATACTTACACTCTGGGAATTGGTGTTGTGGCATCTGAGCTGTCTTCATTTTCCTATCGAAAAACAGAAATGTCAACGTTGGATATAACGCAGTCACGTTTTGTGCTGCTAGGAGGTGATTTTTTCTGACTCACTTTGAAAAAAGTCTGGTCTTTGGTCTCCAACCAGAGCTGAAACAGGGCTGCCAACTCCTTCTCATGATCTTGGCAAGAACCTAGtccaagaaatcaggaaaaaaaggaaatagaagtcCTTTATTCGTTATGAAGCCGGTTGCTTGTACTTCCCAGCCATCTCCTACTCCCTTCCCCCCTCTCTGCATCACCAGTCACAAGGCATCTTCCGCACTTCACAGATGCTCCAATTTCAATACTTGAACACATGCAGGCTTAGGAAAGTGCTAAAACCTAGTTATTCTCCTGTGTTGGTACAAAGGACGGTGCTTCAACTCCTGGCATAGCGGGCAAGATACCGTCTGAGACACAGCCACCTGATACTTGCGCTGGTTCCCACTCTCCAAAGTAATCCCAGTTACTGAGTCCATGAGCAGAAACACATAACCTCCGCCAAAGACTGTGAAAGGGACCAGAGAAGTAGCTTCCTGACTCCAAATCTCTGCCAGTTTAAGCCTGCAAATACGATCGCTAGAATCACTATAGTTAAGAACGGAAAATTCTGCCTAGTAGCTAAAGGAATGAACATAAACACAAGAAATCTCTCATTCACTCAGTATAAGCATGGGCacatttattattaatttgcCCTTTAGTTCCCACTTCAAGAATAGTATCAGTTTGCTCTACAGAGAAGCTTAATTCATTTATAATGGTAATAATTAACAATTACCCTGAATCATCAGAAGGTGTGCTCTACAGAAGGGAAAATATGAAGGTGTTCAGACAGATTTGAAGGGTGACATAAACATGGTTAGGTCAGCCACATGAAGAAATAAAGCCCAGTGCCTTTGCTCACTTATTCTCTGTCTGCTGCTGACAGTAATATCTTGTGAAAACCTAGAATGTAAAACACATCTTGGCTCAGCTAAAAGAAAAGCCCTAACCAACGTATTGACAGCTCTGCTCGTCTTTCTCTCCGGGCTGCGGCAAGCTGAAAAGTAAAGTCCTGGAGAAAACAACCAACCTTTACTATCGTAGAAATCACAGAAGAGCACAAGATACTCACCAAGCAATTTCCACTGCTGAGTTTTTTCCTTGAATTCCACAAAAGGTGAGAAGCTGGAAGGAACATCTACAATGAAAAATGTGCATGTCAGAGACATCATACAGGCGTCCAACCCCCAAAATCCTACTGTTGTAATGCAAGATGTTGAGTTAGACTCATAATGACAGATAAAGCATTTTAAGTGATTATGTAAGTGCATCTCTAAATTTATACTTGcccaaagggaaggtgagcatcTCAGAGTAACAGTGCAAGcacaagaaaagaacagaacaggaTAACGAGTCTTTCATCCACAGGCTGCCAGATGAGATCCCGTTCGCGCTGTGAGGCACTAGGAACTGTTACTGTACGGTGACTATTCCTGGGCTCATGGGAAGTGAACTCGGGATTTACAGTATTCACCAGCATTTCGGAGAACATTAAGTATCCGTGCTGCAAAGACCACTACAACCTACGCTGTCTCTCCCTTTAAAACTTCCCACTAAGCGAATGAGAACCGCAGAATAATTTAGTTTGAGAGGAACGTCTGAAGCTTAGCTGGTCCAAGCCCCAGATCAAAGCTGGGCAACTTCACGTTTCCAGTGGATTGCTCAGGGCATCatctagtttattttttattatctccGAAGACAATCACAATGTCTTCGCACCGGGAAGAGACTAATTTCTTCCCGCTTCAAACATCCCGCCTGAAGCGCATGATCTGAATAGGAGAAACTGTCTGTCTAGAGGCAATTTCACACACATTTTCACATACTGGGCCTTATCTACTATCCACATGCAAAACAAGTCCACCACAATCAAGAAACGTAAGCCATAAAGCCTATCACAGAAACGCTGTCAACGCTACAATGATTTATTGTAGTGATGAATTAAAAGTTGATTTGAGCTATGATATAAACCAGCACTGATTAGAACTGAGGTACAAGCATCATTAGTATTTTTAACAGCCATTCTTACCTCTGCTGTCACCTGTCAAGTACTGCAAGGCGGGTAAAACCAGTTCAGACCAGTTAGGGGCAAAGGAGAACCAGTTATTTAGTGCGCTGGCAGGAGAAGATTGCCAATCTAGAACCTTATCTTcaagctgaagaggaaaaagaaatagtctATCAAAAATCTCACACTTTAAACTATGACtgttttaatagaaaacaaaacagctaaaCATATCCAGGGgacaaaaagatttttatgtatataaaaaaatgacCTGACTTTTTCAAGTAACCGTAACACCGTATTTTCAGACAGCAGACACCAAAAAGGGGAAGAAACTTCCCCACCATCTCTGCCATTAATATATAGAATATATCTAACCACGATCTAAAGAACGGGTACGGAAAGACCTACAGATTCAACTAATTAAATTTATGAAACATGTTAAAAACAGAACGCAGTATGCACTCCCAAAGGGTTTCATTTCTTTAGTATGTAATCTACATCTTAATATAATTTGCAGCAGGACAACTCTGGAGAAAAATCACCACTATCTATAAACCCCTATCTATAAAAATCACCACTAGCTATAAACCCCTCTATCCCCtgattttgctttctgcaaagaTTCCTAGATAAGCGGGTGGTTCCTTACCACAGAGAGAGTAGCAGGCCCTTCCAGAAACAGTATctccaaaagaaggaaaaagaagctggAAGATATTTCATTTATTCCAAGGCTTGGCTTCATCTCTTCCAGAGGTCTTCAAATGAAAGAGAACACAAGCAGAATAAGGTCCCTGAGTAAATATTCACCTTCATATACAAAGATGAACATTTCGCACATCCTaagctgcagaaaagcaaagcctgCAAAAGTCCCACAAAAATCTGAGCTGCAACACCTGCTGCTCTCTCCATCCGCACAAGGCGTTCAGGGCCCTTTGAAGCACTTACTCCTCTTTGACAGATGACAGCGGGATGGGGGAAGGATCCTGAGACATTGGTGGGATTCCATCTGCATTGCTAAGAGAGTCGGCCAAATCTTCCACCTCGGATTTAAtaatcttcagcttttttttcttcttatcttccttttccttcacctttttctTGAGGGTTGCAAGGTCAAATAAGGCTTTAGATatgagaaaagggaagaagaagaatgagaaaaacttctCACCGTATTTCATGGAGAATCATAAACTAACtatatatttaaacatatgtGGGTAGCGTGCACTCATTCACCACCAGTTCATTCCATCCTCCCAGACATTTCCATgaatctttatttttcccctcaatgcAGTCCTTTTAATAGAAAACCTCTAGGTTTTAAATCAACATATatgaaattagaaaggcaaaggtAACTGCTCAGAGTAGAGACACAAATTAACTTTCATCAATTAACTGGAAGCACCTTCAGTGGAAACTGGAGTTGTCTGTGAGCAACTGAAATGGAACAACTCGCAACCCCAGAGCAGTTAGCCAGCTATGTGAAGAGCGAAAGGATACAACAATCTACCGAGACCACCTTCACCTTAGCTTTTCACACACACAGGATACCCTATATTCACGCAGTGCACAAGTACCGCGTCCAAGCCACCGACCTGCTAAGGAACCTTTCCTGCCAGCATTTACTCGAGTCATAATGTCCTCAAGAGTCAGGTCTGTCGTCACTAGATCGGGGTGGTCCTACACGGGACAACGGGATAGAAATTAAAATTGGGGAAGGACAAAGTGCTAAGATAGCGACAAGGGTACAGAAAATAACCCAAGTACTGAAATGCCCCAAACTTATCCGGGATCAGCTTATAAAGTTATTTACTGCAATAAAAGTTGGGAAAACTTCTAACCCCGAAACGCGAAATTTTGTCTCTCCAAAACACATCACTAAAATTACAAAATCCTTTTAAACAGATAAGCATAAACAGCAGTTGCATCTATACGCTGACAATTAAATACAGGTTACAATAAAAAGCTGAAGGGTGGTTGCACACAAAAAACGCAGCAATCATTTTGTCACCCAGAAGTACCCTGACCTTTACGGCTAACAGATAAAAGGCTAACAGATAAAATGTAGTCCCACCCCCCCGACTTCTTGACATCTTACAGGTTGACGTTTTCGTTTCTCATGGTGCTTCTTCAACATCATCTTCAAATCACTTTCCCCGAGTTCTATCTTGTCTGCAACGAAAAAACGTTCAGAGATTATTTGCACAGTTTTCCATTATTGTTACTTTACAGACTTCTCAGAATGCCATTTTCGATCCATTCCCACTTTCAACAATCTCCAGATTTCAGTAACTAGTAACAAATTTTCCTTATTtgaatttcattcttttaatcaACTCATTTATTTCAATACTTTCTTCCTTGGGTCGTCAGATTTCATTGCTGATGCAAGTACGGAAGTGAAAAGAACGAGCCAGCTGTCCTGCACGAAGGGTTTGCAGACTTGGTTACAGTAACCTTAGGAGGGATTTCCTCAGCACatacagcaaaatatttcaaactggACTATGCTAATGCTTCAACCGTAAAAGGCAAAATATAACAGACAAATCAGTAGTACTACCCAAACTGTAGACCCTTGTGTTAAAATACTAGCCTTCCACGGAGAAAAAGACTAAATGAACTGGGAGAAGAGCCAACTGTTTTGGAGACTGCAAAAATGAAGCATTACAAGATTTCCCATCAAACAACAAACTGATTTCTTGCAGGGTCTCAAAGTAATTCTCACCCCTACATCCGTATCAACCCCTAGTTTGGTTCTCACCTGCTGTTTTCATGTCCAAGGTTGACAACGTGGGGATCACTCTCAGGGGAACTGGTGGACTTGGACAACGCGCTGGAGAACTTGGAGGCCAGGAGCTTAGATCTAAAATTAAtagagaaataaatttatttctgcaaGACGTAGCACCAATCTACATAATTCGATATAATTCTATTACCCTGTATTCAtgagaatcataaaatcatagaat
This region of Calonectris borealis chromosome 24, bCalBor7.hap1.2, whole genome shotgun sequence genomic DNA includes:
- the NFRKB gene encoding nuclear factor related to kappa-B-binding protein isoform X2, yielding MDSLDHMLTDPLELGPCGEGNGTRIMEDCMLGATRVSLPEDLLEDPEIFFEVVSLSTWQEVLTDAQQDHLKKFLPHFPENNREHQNKLISALFSGENFRFGNPLHIAQKLFRDGHFNPEVVKYRQLCFKSQYKRYLSSQQQYFYRLLKQILASRNHLLDLARKGGPDMTLRRKHFPPTYDTEERDRRTHRRYLKILREVKEECGDTTLSSDEEDLSSWPPSSPARCPSPPVPLRVIPTLSTLDMKTADKIELGESDLKMMLKKHHEKRKRQPDHPDLVTTDLTLEDIMTRVNAGRKGSLAALFDLATLKKKVKEKEDKKKKKLKIIKSEVEDLADSLSNADGIPPMSQDPSPIPLSSVKEEPLEEMKPSLGINEISSSFFFLLLEILFLEGPATLSVLEDKVLDWQSSPASALNNWFSFAPNWSELVLPALQYLTGDSRDVPSSFSPFVEFKEKTQQWKLLGSCQDHEKELAALFQLWLETKDQTFFKENEDSSDATTPIPRVTDYVVRPSTGEEKRVFQEQERYRYSQPHKAFTFRMHGFESVVGPVKGVFDKETSLNKAREHSLLRSDRPAYVTILSLVRDAAARLPNGEGTRAEICELLKDSQFLAPDVTSAQVNTVVSGALDRLHYEKDPCVKYDIGRKLWIYLHRDRSEEEFERIHQAQAAAAKAKKALQQKPKPPAKMKSSSKESSVKALPSSTSEPSQLSLSDSSMPPTPVTPVTPTAPALPATPISPPPVSVVSKSVSSAGSEAAKPSQSVLLVSSPTMPQLGTLLSTAQSSQTQPGPQPPPTRVVSHTTSSGLPQVRVVTAQSSLPAVSQQAPAVTQQQQQPTSVPQIRVPATATQTKVLPQAVMTLPVKAQTSPVQVQRPGSSVTGQTGITVTGLSAAPSPAVKPVTSSPGSSATSTSSTTVIQNVAGQNIIKQVAITGQLGMKTQPGSGIPLTATNFRIQGKDVLRLPPSSITTDAKGQTVLRITPDMMATLAKSQVTTVKLTQDLFTAAAGSSASGKGISATLHVTSNPVQTADSPAKTSTATSASSSPAGSTVVKVTPDLKTAEPTSSAFRLMPALGMTVADQKSKAITTVASTEAKPAATIRIVQGLGVMPPKAGQTITVATHAKQVPSSSAVSVPGTVHTSAVSLPTMSATVSKAVAVASGAAGTPITIGTGATAVRQVPVSTTVVSTSQAGKLPARITVPLSVISQPVKGKSVVTAPIIKGNLGANISGLGRNIILTTMPAGTKLIAGNKPVSFLTAQQLQQLQQQGQATQVRIQTVPASHLQQGTVSGSTKAVSTVVVTTAPSPKQTQDQL
- the NFRKB gene encoding nuclear factor related to kappa-B-binding protein isoform X1; this translates as MDSLDHMLTDPLELGPCGEGNGTRIMEDCMLGATRVSLPEDLLEDPEIFFEVVSLSTWQEVLTDAQQDHLKKFLPHFPENNREHQNKLISALFSGENFRFGNPLHIAQKLFRDGHFNPEVVKYRQLCFKSQYKRYLSSQQQYFYRLLKQILASRNHLLDLARKGGPDMTLRRKHFPPTYDTEERDRRTHRRYLKILREVKEECGDTTLSSDEEDLSSWPPSSPARCPSPPVPLRVIPTLSTLDMKTADKIELGESDLKMMLKKHHEKRKRQPDHPDLVTTDLTLEDIMTRVNAGRKGSLAALFDLATLKKKVKEKEDKKKKKLKIIKSEVEDLADSLSNADGIPPMSQDPSPIPLSSVKEEPLEEMKPSLGINEISSSFFFLLLEILFLEGPATLSVLEDKVLDWQSSPASALNNWFSFAPNWSELVLPALQYLTGDSRDVPSSFSPFVEFKEKTQQWKLLGSCQDHEKELAALFQLWLETKDQTFFKENEDSSDATTPIPRVRTDYVVRPSTGEEKRVFQEQERYRYSQPHKAFTFRMHGFESVVGPVKGVFDKETSLNKAREHSLLRSDRPAYVTILSLVRDAAARLPNGEGTRAEICELLKDSQFLAPDVTSAQVNTVVSGALDRLHYEKDPCVKYDIGRKLWIYLHRDRSEEEFERIHQAQAAAAKAKKALQQKPKPPAKMKSSSKESSVKALPSSTSEPSQLSLSDSSMPPTPVTPVTPTAPALPATPISPPPVSVVSKSVSSAGSEAAKPSQSVLLVSSPTMPQLGTLLSTAQSSQTQPGPQPPPTRVVSHTTSSGLPQVRVVTAQSSLPAVSQQAPAVTQQQQQPTSVPQIRVPATATQTKVLPQAVMTLPVKAQTSPVQVQRPGSSVTGQTGITVTGLSAAPSPAVKPVTSSPGSSATSTSSTTVIQNVAGQNIIKQVAITGQLGMKTQPGSGIPLTATNFRIQGKDVLRLPPSSITTDAKGQTVLRITPDMMATLAKSQVTTVKLTQDLFTAAAGSSASGKGISATLHVTSNPVQTADSPAKTSTATSASSSPAGSTVVKVTPDLKTAEPTSSAFRLMPALGMTVADQKSKAITTVASTEAKPAATIRIVQGLGVMPPKAGQTITVATHAKQVPSSSAVSVPGTVHTSAVSLPTMSATVSKAVAVASGAAGTPITIGTGATAVRQVPVSTTVVSTSQAGKLPARITVPLSVISQPVKGKSVVTAPIIKGNLGANISGLGRNIILTTMPAGTKLIAGNKPVSFLTAQQLQQLQQQGQATQVRIQTVPASHLQQGTVSGSTKAVSTVVVTTAPSPKQTQDQL